In the Oryza glaberrima chromosome 6, OglaRS2, whole genome shotgun sequence genome, one interval contains:
- the LOC127776786 gene encoding uncharacterized protein LOC127776786 isoform X2, which translates to MFLSKLPNPPRPWRPSLLEAPPLRSLPRLLPAAAPSPTRRRRLLAPLAAASNSGSPSKDSNRSPPPPSKTKKKKAADESGRWKSVPPGMRESAAPDPDEPPAAPCTTARRRARAAWRKVASLVPRKARSVVLLNLVTIVFASNISVVKEAETMLDPDLFNVLRFTISAIPFVPLLLKALNDVQVFIRGVELGIWVAIGYLAQAIGLVTADAGRTAFISSLTVIIVPFLDGILGAEIPAYTWIGALLSLIGVGILELSGSPPCVGDLLNLLSAFCFAIHMLRTEHISRNMKKENFPALVGCQFPWMSILYTGIFSTTFCLWAEVAAMRDVSATETAIIYGLEPVWGAAFAWAMLGERWGMTGFVGATFIIAGSFMVQILGSFPDVSRGDS; encoded by the exons ATGTTCCTCTCGAAGCTTCCGAACCCTCCCCGCCCATGGCGTCCATCCCTTCTAGaagcccctcccctccgctccctcccccgcctcctcccagcggcggcgccctcgccgacgagacggcggcgcctcctcgcgcctttggccgccgcctccaatTCAGGTTCTCCGTCGAAGGATTCcaaccggtcgccgccgccgccgtcgaagacgaagaagaagaaggcggccGATGAGAGCGGGAGGTGGAAGTCGGTGCCGCCCGGGATGCGGGAATCCGCCGCCCCCGACCCCGACGAACCGCCCGCCGCGCCTTGCaccacggcgcggcggcgggcgcgggcggcgtggcGGAAGGTGGCCTCGTTGGTGCCCCGGAAGGCGAGGAGCGTCGTCCTGCTCAATCTGGTCACCATCGTCTTCG CAAGCAACATTTCTGTTGTTAAAGAGGCGGAGACTATGTTAGATCCTGATCTTTTCAATGTATTGCGCTTCACTATCTCAGCCATCCCTTTTGTACCGCTCTTGTTGAAGGCACTCAATGATGTTCAAGTCTTTATAAGAGGAGTAGAGCTGGGCATTTGGGTAGCCATTGGTTACCTTGCTCAGGCTATTGGGTTAGTCACAGCTGATGCTGGTCGCACGGCTTTCATTTCTTCCCTCACA GTGATCATTGTTCCTTTCTTGGATGGTATCCTTGGAGCAGAAATACCTGCCTATACATGGATTGGAGCACTTTTATCCCTTATTGGAGTTGGTATTCTGGAGTTAAGTGGTTCACCGCCATGT GTTGGTGATCTTCTGAACCTCCTTAGCGCCTTTTGTTTTGCAATTCATATGCTCAGGACTGAGCATATTTCCCGAAATATGAAGAAAGAGAATTTTCCAGCTCTTGTTGGATGCCAG TTTCCCTGGATGTCAATACTATACACAGGCATATTCTCAACTACCTTTTGTTTATGGGCAGAG GTGGCTGCTATGCGTGATGTATCAGCTACGGAAACTGCAATAATTTATGGTCTGGAACCGGTATGGGGTGCTGCTTTTGCATGGGCTATGCTTGGTGAGAGATGGGGCATGACAGGATTTGTTGGAGCTACCTTCATCATAG ctgGTAGCTTTATGGTTCAGATACTGGGATCATTTCCTGATGTATCTAGAGGGGACAGTTGA
- the LOC127776786 gene encoding uncharacterized protein LOC127776786 isoform X1: MFLSKLPNPPRPWRPSLLEAPPLRSLPRLLPAAAPSPTRRRRLLAPLAAASNSGSPSKDSNRSPPPPSKTKKKKAADESGRWKSVPPGMRESAAPDPDEPPAAPCTTARRRARAAWRKVASLVPRKARSVVLLNLVTIVFASNISVVKEAETMLDPDLFNVLRFTISAIPFVPLLLKALNDVQVFIRGVELGIWVAIGYLAQAIGLVTADAGRTAFISSLTVIIVPFLDGILGAEIPAYTWIGALLSLIGVGILELSGSPPCVGDLLNLLSAFCFAIHMLRTEHISRNMKKENFPALVGCQVLVVAFVSAVSFFIKCFTKNVHQWTSQLQSPMKLFGVMIQFPWMSILYTGIFSTTFCLWAEVAAMRDVSATETAIIYGLEPVWGAAFAWAMLGERWGMTGFVGATFIIAGSFMVQILGSFPDVSRGDS, translated from the exons ATGTTCCTCTCGAAGCTTCCGAACCCTCCCCGCCCATGGCGTCCATCCCTTCTAGaagcccctcccctccgctccctcccccgcctcctcccagcggcggcgccctcgccgacgagacggcggcgcctcctcgcgcctttggccgccgcctccaatTCAGGTTCTCCGTCGAAGGATTCcaaccggtcgccgccgccgccgtcgaagacgaagaagaagaaggcggccGATGAGAGCGGGAGGTGGAAGTCGGTGCCGCCCGGGATGCGGGAATCCGCCGCCCCCGACCCCGACGAACCGCCCGCCGCGCCTTGCaccacggcgcggcggcgggcgcgggcggcgtggcGGAAGGTGGCCTCGTTGGTGCCCCGGAAGGCGAGGAGCGTCGTCCTGCTCAATCTGGTCACCATCGTCTTCG CAAGCAACATTTCTGTTGTTAAAGAGGCGGAGACTATGTTAGATCCTGATCTTTTCAATGTATTGCGCTTCACTATCTCAGCCATCCCTTTTGTACCGCTCTTGTTGAAGGCACTCAATGATGTTCAAGTCTTTATAAGAGGAGTAGAGCTGGGCATTTGGGTAGCCATTGGTTACCTTGCTCAGGCTATTGGGTTAGTCACAGCTGATGCTGGTCGCACGGCTTTCATTTCTTCCCTCACA GTGATCATTGTTCCTTTCTTGGATGGTATCCTTGGAGCAGAAATACCTGCCTATACATGGATTGGAGCACTTTTATCCCTTATTGGAGTTGGTATTCTGGAGTTAAGTGGTTCACCGCCATGT GTTGGTGATCTTCTGAACCTCCTTAGCGCCTTTTGTTTTGCAATTCATATGCTCAGGACTGAGCATATTTCCCGAAATATGAAGAAAGAGAATTTTCCAGCTCTTGTTGGATGCCAG GTGCTTGTTGTAGCATTTGTATCTGCAGTCTCATTCTTTATTAAATGCTTCACCAAGAATGTGCACCAGTGGACTTCACAATTACAGTCACCGATGAAGTTATTTGGTGTGATGATACAGTTTCCCTGGATGTCAATACTATACACAGGCATATTCTCAACTACCTTTTGTTTATGGGCAGAG GTGGCTGCTATGCGTGATGTATCAGCTACGGAAACTGCAATAATTTATGGTCTGGAACCGGTATGGGGTGCTGCTTTTGCATGGGCTATGCTTGGTGAGAGATGGGGCATGACAGGATTTGTTGGAGCTACCTTCATCATAG ctgGTAGCTTTATGGTTCAGATACTGGGATCATTTCCTGATGTATCTAGAGGGGACAGTTGA